GTCAGATGGGAGATTCCCTCGTTACCCTAGAAATGCCCCCAGGCGATCGCCGCTTGATTAATGTCCAACTGCGCTATCCCCCCGATGCGACGCCGCCCCAGGTGCTGACGGTAAAAACTCAGTAATTTATCTAGAAATAATCTCTGCCTGAATTTGAGCGATCGCCTCCGTAACTGTCTGGACGCTATGCCACTGACCAGGGGCAATTACTCCGAAAAAAGCGGCAGTTACTGGGGTAGGCTGCCAAAAAATCACGGGCTTGTGCTGCTTGAGGGCAAGAGCAATCTCTGAGGCTGTCCCCAACCCCATGCCCACTGCGATGACAACAGTCGCACTGAGGATATTTACATTGTTTCGACCTTGGCCTAAATCCGTACAGATCGAAATATCGACCCCTGGAGCAATTTCTTTATCATCTGGCCCCGGCAAAATTCCTACCGTTAGCCCCCCTGCTCCCTGGGCACCTGCCGTGGCCGCGGCCATCACGCCGCTATTTCGGCCTCCTGTCAGCAGAACCCAGCCCTGCTGGGCGATCGCCTGACCAAGATCGTAGGCGGCGCCCAAATCTTCTGAAGTGGCCCCAGCCCCCGGTCCCATCACGCCAATCATAATTCTGGGCATCAATCTAATTCCCGCCGCCCTTCCAGAGCCCGCGCTAGGGTGACTTCATCGGCATATTCCAAATCGCCACCCATGGGTAGACCAAAGGCAATGCGGGTCACTTTTGTAAACGGTCGTAGCAATTGCGCCAGGTAAAGGGTTGTGGTTTCTCCTTCGACGCTGGGATTAATCGCCAAAATTACTTCCTTGGTTTTTTCGGCACTCACCCGCTGCACTAGGGCTTGAATGGTTAACTGTTCTGGGCCAATGCCATCCATCGGCGAAATCACGCCCCCCAGAACATGGTACCTACCATGATATTCCCGAGTTTTCTCTAGGGCGATCACATCTTTCGAATCTGCCACCACACAGATCACTGCCTGCTCCCGCTGGGGGTTACGGCAGATATCACAGATAGAAGTGGCCGACAGGTGAAAGCATTTTTGACAAACCCCCACCTGCTTTTTGGCATTTAAGAGGGCTTGGGCAAAAGCTTCCACGTCTTTTTCGGGTCGTTTGAGAATGTGTAACGCAAGGCGCTGGGCACTTTTGGGGCCGATACCCGGCAGACGCTGGAATTGTTCGATCAGGCGGGCGAGGGGGGGCGTATAAATGGCGAGTTCCTCCGGCAGTCAGGACGATTTTTCGAACCTTTATCTTAAAGGGCGATCGCCTCTGGGTTAATAGTGAGTCCCCGATTTCCGGTGATGGATCGCCGTCATGCCGTTGTTTTGTAGCACTTTACCCTTATCGGTAGTGGCATAGATCACCCAGTGGTCGCCGCATTCCAGCCGATTCGCGACGGTGCATTCGAGATAGGCCAAGGCATCGGTCAAAATTGGGCAGCCATTGTCTGCGGTTTCGGTGGCCACCCCCACAAAGCGGTCTTCTCCAGGGGCAAAGGGCTTGAGAAAATGCTTCATCAGCCCCAGGTGATTCCCTTCCTGGAGGACATTGATCACAAAATTTGTCCCTTTATGGAGCAATGATTCGATCGCCCGTTCTTTTGCCACCGCAACCGTAAACCCAGGGGGGGTAAAGGTGGCCTGGGAAACCCAAGATGCCAGCATCGCCCCAGCGAGATTATCCTGTTGGGTCGTGACGATACAGAGGGAGCCCACCAGACGACCCAGGGCCTGTTCGAGGTTGTCTGACTGGGAAGTAGAGGCAACATTTTGTTTGGGTTGCCGCCGTTTGGCTGCTTTTTTGATCGCCTGGGCAAAATCTGTGCCCGTTTCTTCGCAGGTTTTGAGGGTTACTTCGGTGGGTTTAAATTTAACGCGGATCGGCTCGAAGCCCATCTGATAGCCGGCATCGCGGAATTTTCCTTCCAGCAGATCGATCGCCTCGCCGCTCCAGCCAAAGGAACCAAACACCCCGGCCAATTTATTTTTATCGGCATTGTTGAGGACAATCCCAAGGGCCGTCTGGATTTGGGTTGGGGCATGGCCCCCAAGGGTGGGAGACCCCATAATAAAGCCACTACAGCGGCCGATCGCCTCTTTGATTTCTGTGGGTTCGGCATGTTCAGCATTAAAGGTTTCTACCATCACCCCAGCTTTGGAAATGCCGTGGGCGATCGCCTGGGCCACCGTTGCGGTGTTGCCATAGGCGGAGGCGTAGATCAGGGCCACGGAGAGGTCATTTTTCTGCTTTTCCACCCAAGCGCGGTAGTTATTAAAGAGTTCCTGACGGCTGTAGCGAATCAAGGGGCCGTGGCCAGGGGCATAGATTTTTGCCGGAATTTCTTCAATTTTGCTGAGGCCTG
The nucleotide sequence above comes from [Synechococcus] sp. NIES-970. Encoded proteins:
- the recR gene encoding recombination protein, with product MEAFAQALLNAKKQVGVCQKCFHLSATSICDICRNPQREQAVICVVADSKDVIALEKTREYHGRYHVLGGVISPMDGIGPEQLTIQALVQRVSAEKTKEVILAINPSVEGETTTLYLAQLLRPFTKVTRIAFGLPMGGDLEYADEVTLARALEGRRELD
- a CDS encoding P450 cytochrome, putative, which codes for MPRIMIGVMGPGAGATSEDLGAAYDLGQAIAQQGWVLLTGGRNSGVMAAATAGAQGAGGLTVGILPGPDDKEIAPGVDISICTDLGQGRNNVNILSATVVIAVGMGLGTASEIALALKQHKPVIFWQPTPVTAAFFGVIAPGQWHSVQTVTEAIAQIQAEIISR
- a CDS encoding flavin reductase like domain protein, yielding MAAATLPRDIQPYLISPDLLLLRSRTWDRLKFEIEYGLQKGTTANSYLIIGEKTALLDPPGESFCELFLTEIQTRTDLKQLDYIILGHTNPNRCFTLKELLKLAPQVTFVCSNPAAIALKDLLKDETPNIEIVKSGDRLDLGKGHVLEFIPTPTPRFPGHLCTYDPAENILFTDKFFGAHVCGNQVFDEGWQFYDEDRRYYFDCVMASSIRQTLAGLSKIEEIPAKIYAPGHGPLIRYSRQELFNNYRAWVEKQKNDLSVALIYASAYGNTATVAQAIAHGISKAGVMVETFNAEHAEPTEIKEAIGRCSGFIMGSPTLGGHAPTQIQTALGIVLNNADKNKLAGVFGSFGWSGEAIDLLEGKFRDAGYQMGFEPIRVKFKPTEVTLKTCEETGTDFAQAIKKAAKRRQPKQNVASTSQSDNLEQALGRLVGSLCIVTTQQDNLAGAMLASWVSQATFTPPGFTVAVAKERAIESLLHKGTNFVINVLQEGNHLGLMKHFLKPFAPGEDRFVGVATETADNGCPILTDALAYLECTVANRLECGDHWVIYATTDKGKVLQNNGMTAIHHRKSGTHY